The following are encoded in a window of Acidobacteriota bacterium genomic DNA:
- a CDS encoding 1-acyl-sn-glycerol-3-phosphate acyltransferase, with protein MSQEPVSPEPVSPEPVSPEQPSAQVTAPQTGAAPASAQQQPGPNQPGPNQPLPEQPVPEQPAPPWIQPYITYTLVTFLKLFARTFYRGEFSWVGDPLPNPWNDLRVVAILNHTSLYEWLYAACVPQSFIRRLAWHGVVPVAEKTIQRPMVGQFFRMVAHHVVSITRKRDHTWEAVLQRLEGNTMVVMLPEGRMKRATGLDLHGNPMSIRGGIADVLNSLPEGRLLLAYSGGLHHIQHPGQRLPNFFRTIRMNLEVVDIPTYRQQLLDEHGEAGFRKAVTRDLEHRRDQHCPPEIKP; from the coding sequence CCAGAACCGGTGAGCCCAGAGCCCGTGAGCCCAGAGCAACCCTCCGCCCAGGTTACCGCTCCCCAGACGGGGGCGGCACCCGCATCGGCACAGCAGCAGCCAGGGCCGAACCAGCCAGGGCCGAACCAGCCCCTACCGGAACAACCCGTCCCGGAACAACCAGCGCCGCCGTGGATTCAGCCGTACATCACCTACACCCTCGTCACCTTCCTCAAACTCTTCGCCCGCACCTTCTATCGCGGCGAGTTCAGCTGGGTCGGCGATCCTCTTCCCAACCCCTGGAACGACCTGCGGGTGGTGGCCATTCTCAACCACACCAGCCTCTACGAATGGCTCTACGCCGCCTGCGTGCCCCAGAGCTTCATCCGGCGCCTCGCCTGGCATGGTGTCGTGCCGGTGGCGGAGAAAACCATCCAGCGGCCCATGGTCGGGCAGTTCTTTCGCATGGTGGCCCACCACGTGGTCTCCATCACCCGCAAGCGGGACCACACCTGGGAAGCGGTACTGCAGCGCTTGGAGGGAAACACCATGGTGGTGATGCTCCCCGAGGGCCGGATGAAACGAGCCACCGGGCTCGACCTCCACGGCAACCCGATGAGTATCCGCGGCGGCATCGCCGACGTTCTCAATTCGTTGCCGGAAGGCCGCCTGTTGCTGGCCTACAGCGGCGGCCTGCACCACATCCAGCACCCGGGGCAGCGGCTGCCCAATTTCTTCCGCACGATCCGCATGAACCTCGAGGTGGTGGACATCCCCACCTACCGCCAGCAGCTGCTGGACGAGCATGGGGAAGCGGGCTTCCGCAAAGCCGTCACCCGGGACCTGGAACACCGGCGGGACCAACACTGCCCACCGGAGATCAAGCCCTGA